Part of the Impatiens glandulifera chromosome 8, dImpGla2.1, whole genome shotgun sequence genome is shown below.
TCTAAAAAATATTGAGAGTCCAAAATCAATGGTTTTAAGTGGAGACTCCTCTTGTTGATTAACAAAAAGAAAGTTCTCAGGCTTCAAATCCCTGTGTATAACCCCTAAAGAGTGACAAGTCTCAACAACACCAACAATTATCTTAGCTAACTCAGACGCCTTCCTCTCCGTATAATGTCCTCTCTGTATAATCCTATCGAAAAGTTCTCCACCAGCACATAGCTCCATAACAAGATTAACAGAAACCGCGTCTTCATAAGCACCTACAATCgatataatatttgaatgacCAGCCAAATGATGCATTATTTGAATCTCCCTTCTAACATCTTCCACATCCTCTTCTGTAGTTAGCTTTCGTTTAGATATTGTCTTACAAGCACATTCATTACCACTAGCTTTCTCAACACAAAGAAATGTCGTCCCGAATTGACCTTGTCCAAGTTTTCTTCCTAATGTATAAAGTTCCTTCATATTTTCCGTTTTCCTCTGTAGAACGGATTCGATTTTTAGTCCCATGCTTGGTACTCGCTTCATATTGGATTCATTAGGACAAGGCGCATCTTGAGGCTGAGTTTTCCAGATTGCAGCTGTAACTGATTCCAAGAACCCATTATTCTTACCACCACCTATACGGGGTTGTGAGTTCCCCATCATATACTAAGCAATCTTCTGTATGGATTTCATAAATGAATCGAATCTCGTAGAGAATCGTAGCTCAGAGTTACAGACATGTACAAACCCTAACTCAGGTAATAATGAAATGATTCAAAATGAAGATGGAATGAGAAAAGATGGGGAGGAAAATTCGCTTTGGTTTGATTGGGAGAAAGAGATCAAGGAGAGAGAAAAGTTGTTGCAGAAATGAGAGAGGTGATTATGACCGAGTAGACGAGTCGACTCACAGAAGCCATAGATAGTGTATTAGATAACTCAGATTGGatggagagagagagaagagagtgaTTGGAAATTAAACACGATGACGGTTATTTCTGTTATTGCTAGTGGGGCCTACCCTTAGcactattattaatttattatttttgtttcaaaagtaTTATTAAATTAGCCTTATACaaagaaaatatcaaaaactTAGAATAAAAGATGGGCAACACaaatatgcttaatttttaaagtgtttggattgtcgggtcgaaagctgtggttaatttagatatatgtgagagtaaatggatacttgggtcggattgtgggtttacccgcccataaacttaaaacggttaaaaataaaaataaaaatgttataggtatggttcgaacttgcaacctaacaaaaacaagtacaacttttaaccaactagactaataacactttatattttaaattcaacccaaaatttgataaacgcgtgacattttaacaatataagttcaactttttaactaattaatctatatatatatatataatgatacttaatttttaaagtgtccggattgccgggtcgagagctgtggttaatttggatatatgtgagagtaaatggatacttgggtcggattgtgggttgacccgctcataaatttaaaacggttaaaaataaaattaaaatctatatatatatatatatatctatatatatatataatgatgcttaatttttaaagtgtccggattgccgggtcgagagctgtggttaatttggatacttgggtcggattgtgggttgacccgtttttaaatttaaaacggttaaaaataaaattaaaaatgctagaggtatgtttcgaacttgcaacctaacaaaacaaatacaactctttaaccaactaggctacaaagactttatattttaaattcaacaccaaatttgataaacgcgggacgttttaacattaatgtaagttcaactttttaactaactaatctatatatatataatgatgcttaatttttaaagtgtccggattgccgggtcgagagctgtggttaatttggatacttgggtcggattgtgggttgacccgttcttaaatttaaaacggttaaaaataaaattaaaaatgctagaggtatgtttcaaacttgcaacctaacaaaacaagtacaactctttaaccaactagactacaaagactttatattttaaattcaacaccaaatttgataaacgcgggacgttttaatattaatataagttcaactttttaattaactaatatataatgatgttgagtaaatggatacttgggtcggattatgtgttgacccacccataaacttaaaacggttaaaaataaaattaaaaatgttatccgtaatttttttcgcggttttttatattattactcgtgcaaatgcacgggctaaatgctagtatatataatgatgcttaatttttaaagtgtccggattgccgggtcgagagctgtggttaatttggatatatgtgagagtaaaaggatacttgggtcggattatgggttgactcgcccataaacttaaaacggttaaaaataaaattaaaaatgttataggtatggttcgagtttgcaacctaacaaaacaagtacaatcttttaaccaactaggctaataacactttattttttaaattcaacccaaaatttgataaacgcgtgacattttaacaatataagttcaattttttaactaactaatctatgtatatataatgatgtttaatttttaaagtgttcggattgtcgggtcgagagctgtggttaatttggatatatgtgagagtaaatggatacttgggtcggattgtgggtttacccgcccataaaaattttaccataatatttttttcacagttttttaaattattactcgtgcaaatacacGGAATACATGCTTATAGTTTTATTAGTCTAAAGCTTATTTGTATTATATCTTTTTTGATAAgtttcgtaaaaaaaaaaaaaaaaattcttcaaatgattttacaaaattgttaaatttcaTTATTCTTGTCCAAGTCATTAGTACAACTTGTTCAATCACGACATATTCAAGATTTGTAAGTTTGAAAACATACACTAATATGTTTCATTAAAAATGTGTAATAATACAATTCACATCTAATATATAAACCAAGAATAAAAGATTAAGTTTTATTACTTACTAcctcattattaataatataataatatttatcgcCCTTAAATTGGGAGATATAGATAATAATCCTGAATTTGGTACACAAGTCTTCAAATATGATCATCGacagagttatttgaaaatgtcGGTAATTTAAAGTCAATTTAGAATTAGAGAGAATTCAACgattttaatattgttatcaGCAAAGTTTTAGTGAAATTGTCAGTAATTTAAGACAATTTAAAACGTAACATATTCTCGAAGAATTGTACAATTTGTCTTCTTTATCAACTGAAGGATGTATACTTCTATAACCGAACAAATAGTGATTTAATTCTCTTACCTCGTTTTTAATTGCTGACCAtaccaaaaaaaagaaaaaagaattagTATGTACTTTATTTTATCCAtactttaattctttttattaaaaaaataaacatcaagCACGTTTCATTTTAAGTCATCACCTACAATCTGTTAACAAAAAGTAAAATACAAccacaaaatataatttgaatcatttaaatttttttaagaaagtcTTGCTCTATCTCTGGCAGAATAACCAAAACAAACTATATATATCCTTTTAAAAAATACTCTAATTTCTTTTACAAAACAAATGAATCAATCTAGAGTATTAACAATGAACTAAAAAATATCCAATTCGACacaaaaatgaatgaaataatctTCAAGGATTCGTATTCGACGGTAAATATCTTCGTCGTCCAACCCGACAACCCTTCTCAAGAAGCATCAATAGTCCCACACTACTAGCCGATATTCCAAAAAAGTACCTAGAAACGAAAGTTTCACAATAATCGTTATAACAAAAAACTAATATCGCAACAAACATTGAAATGCAAACAATTACTCACTTGCAGCGAAGTTCTAGCTTTCTCCCGAATATGAACGAAAAAATCCActataaaatagaataaattagaACTAGAAAAGTATGAAAATCGATTTTGATAGTAATTGAGGTTAATTGATTTACCTTGAAGAATATGGAGATGAAGGAAAATCTCTTAAGAAGAGATTGTTTCTTCTTTACAGGAATGATCATATTCCTTGTAACAGGTAACTTGTCTTTATAGAGATTTTCAGCAATCTCCTTCAATAATACAAATTGTTCATCATCAGCTCTCATAGAAATGATTGCTTGCCTCATTGATTCTCTATCAGCCTCAAGAGCATAAAGTCTCATGTAAAGTTTCTTGATCTCTTGATCATCGATACTAGTATTCGTACACTCATCATCGAAATcgttatcattatcattattatgAACATGCTTTGTTTCCGAATATCCATTGTCAATAGTATAAATCCTATCGCTAGTGAAGTCGTCTCCAAGATCTGATGCATTCTCCATCTTTCTCATGTGAGTCATTAACCTTGGAGATTCGGAAGAAGCGATAACTGAACTTGGACTACCTGTCGAGATTCTTCTGAAATGCCTAGGGTTTCTAGGAGATCCATCTGGATGAATTGTTCTTGGACTCTTTTCCAATTGATTAATCCTGTATTCCAAATCGAGTATATCGTAATCAATCTCTGGATAAACGTGATGTTGATTAACTTTATTGCATTTGAGAGGTGGATAATCGTAAATAGGAGGGAATTCGAATTGAGGAGGAACAGAATCTCCATCTGATTCAGATTCAATAAGTCCGTAACTCAACATTCTATGTTTGTAAAACTGCACCTCATTGCTTAAAGATTGAATAGCCTGATCTTTCTTGTAAAGCAATTCCTCTATAGCAGAAATCTTTTGCTGATCATGAGCAATCTTTTCATCAGCATAACGTTTGAATTGACGATTTTCCATCATAACCTCTGCTTTCTCCCTCTGTAGCCTGAGAATCATCGACATTGCTTCGTTTGCTGCGGATGATGAAGCGTTTCGTTCTGCTTCCAATTCAACAGAAAGGTTTCGCATGGATTGTTGTTGAGTTGTAATCATATCGCGTAATGCAATGCattcattttcaatttcaatGCGAGGGACATTCTGAAATGTGAGATCCCCAATCGAAATAGTAGCATCGTTTCCTTCGTTAAATTCGTAGTGTTTTCGTTCTACTGATCGAAGCCAGGTTCCTGAATAAGATCTATGCATTAATAAAGAACAACTACCATCAGCTACACCTCCACCACCATTACCGCCACCGTCGTAACATCTAACTGTAGAAGACGCAGGACGTGGAGGTAAACGTTCTGAATCCATCTGTAACCCTAACCTAATATTGAATCGACATCaatacatcatcatcatcatcctaaATTGAAAGGTCTCCTTCTATTGTACACATATCAATCAATACATTGATTGCTCGAACAATCTGTATTAATTATCAAGGCATTCTTGATTGATTCATTGATTGATTCATGAAGGAGAGATATTACCTGATGAAAGATTGCAGGCGGACCTCTCTTCCTTCTTCTCCTGCTAAACGACGAGAATGCAGAGAGAGAATCCTATTTTTGGAAGCGTCTTCTCTTGATCTTCAATGAAGATGAGATTTATCAGAGATTTATGACTTGACCATTTCctttattcattcattcttcTCTTACATGTCCTTTTCTCGGTTTCTGTTATCACTTTGCCTTGGTACTATCAACCACTAAACTTAGGTCTAATTTGATGCGGATTATTAAGaatgatttttctttatttaaataattttataccaaataaaaaatattaaaaataatcatttcattgttcaaataactcaatatcAAAATCAGGATACTAAGATTGTTTTAACTTTTATCTATctcaattctttattttttttaatctttcataattttctataaattagaatattatattctaattaatttatctttatcatcgttcttatcttttatttatttattttctttctaccATTGTACGAAATATTTTTCATAGCAagaagtattttaatttttgtaatttagaCAAGATTCCATCAtttaaagtataattattttggtatttattgTGACAAGAATTGTTagaatttaagttatttaagtAACCTGGTTATTTAATTGATTGATAATGATTGTtagatgaatatatatttttgataaaagaatttagaaagtattaatatataatgataaaataaaaaataattatttaaaataaataatattttaatattttaagtaattaattaaataatttgataaaaaaaatgaagagtgatattatatttttagattatatgttatttaaataacctttaCCAAACAAGGATTAAGATGATAATCTATTTTCTCTTCTTTGAGTTTCCTTAACTTCATACtaaattatttagtattttctctttgtttggCTAACTCTAATTATGGTTCATCTAATTTGCAATTAATATTTGAagagttattttcaaatatatacatcatttatttataagtataattGAAGTAACCTCTAGAATCAATTAAAACTCATTATTCTCAttctaataatttaactaatttttgttATGAGCATAATTAGAAAGGCCTAAGAGAAATATGTGTTgtcaaagttaaattattatgtgaaaaaaaacaattattgaaaaataataatttaaccccttaaataattatcttaataatttaaaaaaaaaactcaatctcTCTAATCtcttatttaatcattaatattatattcttattcaaagtaattaaatttttagaaaCTCAACTAACACATTTACCTTAATTTAATtgcttttattaataatataacataacttataaataatataattgtatctaatcagtaaaaataaaattaatgcaGTAACCATAATATTCTCTCtacattaataattatcttaatttaattagttataaggTTTAATTTGATTAGATGTGCAATATTATGTTcgattaaatttgtttattggTCTATAACCATCCCGTAGAGTTAGACAATTCGGCTACACAACACGAGTTAGTCTAACTTGAACCGTGCTCGTGTTGtgttttattatcaaacaattacaaaaaataaacaagTTCAGTAATAACAGATTCtacattatttttgttgttattgATCGATGtctaataaatgataaaatgtgTACTCTTATATATGAAATGGAGGTTGTTTTATTTTAAGCTTGAAAAGGATGTTGAGAAATGCAGTCCAGTAAACTTCATAAAGATAGTATctcatttttttgttattttgaattttagcaATCTATTATATGCGATTGaaatgtttaacaaaaaaaaaattgtgaattaTCTCTTCGCGAAATTGAGCTGAGAAGCAGAAAGTCAAACTCCGTTGAAGGAGATGAtcacattaaaataattatgtatttattaaaaataaataagatactcttatataaataaagatttgtGGACTATTCTTCTCAAACCACAAATGATTCACCTCTTCTTTagtagataaattaataatctctCCAAACCTACTTAaggagaaaatatatttttaacctatctagttattatttttcgcttaatttttcttaaaataaaataaaaagaaatagcTTTAACTCATCTATTACTTTTAACAAagttatttttctataatattaattttttttttataattttaataaaaatctccaaatataaaattacaaaatttaatttataaaaattatatttaattattagagaataaatatattattttattaatatttttaaagaaatattattaattattaatataagtattaaagtttaaattattaaaatataaaaaaaactgttATAACAACTGTTCATAAATTTgcttattttcataataattacctaaacatatttatatatttttatcaattaaaacacAATCATACCAATCATCAAAAAAT
Proteins encoded:
- the LOC124912256 gene encoding myosin-binding protein 7-like, with the protein product MDSERLPPRPASSTVRCYDGGGNGGGGVADGSCSLLMHRSYSGTWLRSVERKHYEFNEGNDATISIGDLTFQNVPRIEIENECIALRDMITTQQQSMRNLSVELEAERNASSSAANEAMSMILRLQREKAEVMMENRQFKRYADEKIAHDQQKISAIEELLYKKDQAIQSLSNEVQFYKHRMLSYGLIESESDGDSVPPQFEFPPIYDYPPLKCNKVNQHHVYPEIDYDILDLEYRINQLEKSPRTIHPDGSPRNPRHFRRISTGSPSSVIASSESPRLMTHMRKMENASDLGDDFTSDRIYTIDNGYSETKHVHNNDNDNDFDDECTNTSIDDQEIKKLYMRLYALEADRESMRQAIISMRADDEQFVLLKEIAENLYKDKLPVTRNMIIPVKKKQSLLKRFSFISIFFKWIFSFIFGRKLELRCKYFFGISASSVGLLMLLEKGCRVGRRRYLPSNTNP